A window of the Streptomyces griseochromogenes genome harbors these coding sequences:
- a CDS encoding sodium:solute symporter family protein: protein MQTPTQAPVRLAAELRLPTNWLDYTILAIYFVVVLGIGFAARRSVKTSLDFFLSGRSLPAWITGLAFISANLAATEILGMAANSAQYGAYTVHWYWIGAIPAMVFLGLVMMPFYYGSKVRSVPEFLLLRFDRGAHLLSSILFAFAAILIAGVNLYALAIVVEALLGWPQWVAIVVAGAFVLAYITLGGLSSAIYNEVLQFFVILAALIPITVLGLKKVGGWGGLTDKLTATHGHDFTTAWGGTGIGSANPLGANWLTIVLGLGFVLSFGYWTTNFAEVQRALSAKNLSASQRTPLIAAYPKIFIVFLVMIPGLVAAALVPKIGTSGSGLQYNDAIPYLMQELLPNGVLGIAVTGLLAAFMAGMAANVSSFNTVFTNDIWARYVVRGREDSYYVRFGRLITAIGVAASVGTAFLASSFSNIMSYLQTLFSFFNVPMFVVFIVGMFWKRASAKSGFWGLLAGTVTAMVNYFVLYKKGIISIPTDQGANFVSAIAGFVAGAVVMFAVSLFTKPKPEQELQGLVYGTRSPGMSEPPAPGDEAWYRRPALLGWGAVVLAAACYIPFSL, encoded by the coding sequence ATGCAAACCCCCACACAAGCCCCCGTCCGTCTGGCGGCGGAGCTACGGCTCCCCACCAACTGGCTGGACTACACGATCCTGGCGATCTACTTCGTCGTCGTCCTGGGCATCGGCTTCGCGGCCCGCCGCTCGGTGAAGACCAGCCTCGACTTCTTCCTCTCGGGACGGTCGCTGCCCGCCTGGATCACCGGCCTCGCCTTCATCTCCGCGAACCTGGCAGCCACCGAGATCCTGGGCATGGCCGCGAACAGCGCCCAGTACGGCGCCTACACCGTGCACTGGTACTGGATCGGCGCCATCCCGGCCATGGTCTTCCTGGGCCTGGTGATGATGCCCTTCTACTACGGCAGCAAGGTCCGCTCGGTCCCCGAGTTCCTGCTGCTGCGCTTCGACCGGGGCGCCCACCTGCTCAGTTCGATCCTGTTCGCCTTTGCCGCCATCCTGATCGCCGGCGTCAACCTCTACGCCCTCGCGATCGTCGTCGAGGCCCTGCTCGGCTGGCCGCAGTGGGTGGCCATCGTGGTGGCCGGCGCCTTCGTGCTGGCGTACATCACGCTGGGCGGCCTGTCCTCGGCGATCTACAACGAGGTGCTGCAGTTCTTCGTGATCCTGGCCGCCCTCATCCCGATCACCGTCCTCGGCCTGAAGAAGGTCGGCGGCTGGGGCGGCCTGACCGACAAGCTCACCGCCACCCACGGCCACGACTTCACCACCGCCTGGGGCGGCACCGGCATCGGCAGCGCCAACCCGCTCGGCGCCAACTGGCTGACCATCGTCCTCGGCCTCGGCTTCGTGCTCTCCTTCGGCTACTGGACGACCAACTTCGCCGAGGTGCAGCGTGCCCTGTCCGCGAAGAACCTCTCCGCCTCCCAGCGCACCCCGCTGATCGCCGCCTACCCGAAGATCTTCATCGTCTTCCTGGTGATGATCCCGGGCCTGGTCGCCGCCGCCCTGGTGCCGAAGATCGGCACCTCCGGTTCAGGGCTGCAGTACAACGACGCCATCCCGTACCTGATGCAGGAGCTGCTGCCCAACGGCGTGCTGGGCATCGCCGTGACGGGTCTGCTCGCCGCGTTCATGGCCGGCATGGCCGCCAACGTGTCGTCCTTCAACACGGTGTTCACCAACGACATCTGGGCCCGCTACGTCGTACGCGGCCGCGAGGACTCGTACTACGTGCGCTTCGGCCGCCTCATCACCGCGATCGGCGTGGCCGCCTCGGTCGGTACGGCGTTCCTGGCGTCCTCGTTCTCGAACATCATGAGCTACCTGCAGACGCTGTTCTCCTTCTTCAACGTGCCGATGTTCGTCGTCTTCATCGTCGGCATGTTCTGGAAGCGGGCGTCCGCCAAGTCCGGCTTCTGGGGCCTGCTGGCCGGCACGGTCACGGCGATGGTCAACTACTTCGTCCTCTACAAGAAGGGCATCATCTCGATCCCCACCGACCAGGGCGCCAACTTCGTCTCCGCGATCGCGGGCTTCGTCGCCGGCGCGGTCGTCATGTTCGCCGTGTCCCTGTTCACCAAGCCGAAGCCGGAGCAGGAGCTGCAGGGTCTCGTCTACGGCACCCGCTCCCCCGGCATGTCCGAACCGCCCGCCCCCGGCGACGAGGCCTGGTACCGCAGGCCGGCGCTGCTGGGCTGGGGCGCGGTCGTCCTGGCCGCCGCCTGCTACATCCCGTTCTCGCTCTGA